One part of the Pandoraea faecigallinarum genome encodes these proteins:
- a CDS encoding YajQ family cyclic di-GMP-binding protein produces the protein MPSFDVVSEANMVEVKNAVEQANKEISTRFDFKGSDSRIEHKEQELTLFADDNFKLDQVTQVLIAKMAKRNVDVRFLDYGKVEKISGDKVKQVVKVKKGVEGDLAKKIVRIIKDSKMKVQASIQGDSVRVSGAKRDDLQSAMALLRKDVTDTPLDFNNFRD, from the coding sequence ATGCCATCGTTTGACGTGGTTAGCGAAGCCAACATGGTCGAGGTCAAGAACGCCGTCGAGCAGGCCAACAAGGAAATCTCGACGCGCTTCGACTTCAAGGGATCGGACTCGCGCATCGAGCACAAGGAGCAGGAACTCACGCTCTTCGCCGACGACAACTTCAAGCTCGATCAGGTCACGCAGGTGCTCATCGCCAAAATGGCCAAGCGTAATGTCGACGTGCGGTTTCTCGACTACGGCAAGGTCGAGAAGATCAGCGGCGACAAGGTCAAGCAGGTCGTGAAGGTCAAGAAGGGGGTCGAAGGCGACCTCGCCAAGAAAATCGTGCGCATCATCAAGGACAGCAAGATGAAGGTGCAGGCGAGCATTCAGGGCGACAGCGTGCGCGTCTCCGGCGCCAAGCGCGACGATCTGCAAAGCGCGATGGCCCTGCTGCGCAAGGACGTCACCGATACGCCGCTGGACTTCAACAACTTCCGCGACTGA
- the queG gene encoding tRNA epoxyqueuosine(34) reductase QueG, whose product MESMKASVIFPATAAQVEPSTPPQTPEVSSSRDNATPPALDSEGLAALAVQIRAWARELGFGHVGIAHTDLSHAEAGLQQWLDDGCHGDMDYMAAHGMKRARPAELVPGTVRVISARMNYLPGDVDLAHWREHEAARAARPGEAIVSIYARGRDYHKVMRNRLQQLSDRITQAIGPFGYRVFTDSAPVLEVELAQKAGLGWRGKHTLLLSREAGSLFFLGEIFVDVPLPADADQADEAEEADQAGGGAMARGEHCGQCRRCLDVCPTGAITEPFRVDARLCVSYLTIEHKGAIPEPLRAKMGNRIYGCDDCQLYCPWNKFAQPSPLADFAPRNRLDGSSLVELFAWSETEFMERLAGSPIRRIGHERWLRNLAVGLGNALRETTAQEARTSIREALLARRAHPSALVREHVEWALAQQGQAPTEGALV is encoded by the coding sequence ATGGAGTCGATGAAAGCTTCCGTGATTTTCCCCGCTACCGCCGCACAAGTCGAGCCGTCGACACCTCCGCAGACCCCGGAAGTGTCGTCCTCGCGCGACAACGCGACGCCGCCGGCCCTCGATTCCGAGGGGCTGGCAGCGCTTGCCGTGCAGATTCGCGCCTGGGCGCGCGAACTCGGGTTCGGCCACGTGGGCATCGCCCACACCGATCTCTCGCACGCCGAAGCGGGGTTACAACAATGGCTCGACGACGGCTGTCATGGCGACATGGATTACATGGCGGCCCACGGCATGAAGCGTGCGCGGCCCGCCGAACTGGTGCCCGGCACGGTACGCGTCATCAGCGCGCGCATGAATTACCTTCCTGGCGATGTCGATCTCGCGCATTGGCGCGAGCATGAAGCCGCGCGTGCGGCGCGTCCGGGCGAAGCCATCGTATCGATCTACGCCAGAGGACGCGACTACCACAAGGTCATGCGCAATCGCTTGCAGCAGTTGTCCGATCGCATCACGCAGGCCATCGGCCCGTTCGGGTATCGCGTATTTACCGATTCCGCACCGGTGCTCGAAGTCGAACTCGCGCAGAAGGCCGGACTCGGCTGGCGCGGCAAGCACACGCTGCTGCTCTCGCGCGAGGCCGGTTCGCTCTTTTTCCTCGGCGAGATCTTCGTCGATGTGCCGCTGCCGGCCGATGCCGACCAAGCCGACGAAGCCGAGGAAGCCGACCAAGCCGGCGGGGGGGCCATGGCGCGCGGCGAACACTGCGGGCAGTGCCGGCGCTGCCTCGACGTGTGCCCGACCGGTGCGATCACCGAACCGTTTCGTGTCGATGCCCGCCTGTGCGTGTCGTACCTAACCATCGAGCACAAGGGCGCGATTCCCGAACCGCTGCGCGCGAAGATGGGCAATCGTATTTACGGCTGCGACGATTGTCAGTTGTATTGCCCCTGGAACAAGTTCGCGCAACCGTCGCCGCTCGCGGATTTCGCCCCGCGCAACCGGCTCGACGGCTCGTCGCTCGTCGAGCTCTTTGCCTGGAGCGAGACAGAATTCATGGAGCGGCTGGCAGGCAGCCCGATTCGCCGTATCGGCCATGAGCGGTGGCTGCGCAATCTGGCGGTCGGGCTCGGCAACGCGCTGCGCGAGACGACCGCACAGGAGGCGCGCACCTCGATACGCGAGGCCTTGCTTGCGCGGCGCGCACATCCCTCGGCGCTGGTCCGGGAACATGTCGAATGGGCGCTTGCGCAGCAAGGACAGGCGCCCACGGAAGGAGCCCTGGTTTGA
- a CDS encoding VTT domain-containing protein, translated as MDTLVQLLEMVLHIDKHLGVFIDQYGNWVYLFLFMIVFVETGLVLFPFLPGDSLLFIGGAFAATGAMDPWLLGVLLFIAAVSGNTLNYWIGSKIGPRVYEKNWRFLDRDALRKTHDFYEHHGGKTIVMARFVPVVRTFAPFVAGVSAMSWGRFQLYNVLGALIWVVLLVGGGYLFGNLPLVKQYLNIIVLVGISAAVVPIALGALWKLLTRGRRRGAPQGQGK; from the coding sequence TTGGATACTTTGGTGCAATTGCTGGAGATGGTGCTCCACATCGATAAACACTTGGGGGTGTTTATCGATCAGTACGGAAACTGGGTGTATCTGTTCCTGTTCATGATCGTATTCGTGGAAACAGGGCTGGTGCTTTTCCCGTTTCTTCCGGGCGATTCCCTGCTGTTCATCGGCGGCGCCTTTGCCGCCACCGGCGCCATGGATCCGTGGCTGCTCGGTGTGCTGCTCTTTATCGCAGCGGTGAGCGGCAACACGCTCAATTACTGGATCGGCTCGAAGATCGGCCCCCGCGTATACGAGAAGAACTGGCGGTTCCTCGATCGCGACGCGCTGCGCAAAACCCACGACTTCTACGAACATCACGGCGGCAAGACCATCGTGATGGCGCGTTTCGTGCCCGTCGTGCGTACGTTTGCTCCGTTCGTTGCCGGCGTCTCGGCCATGTCGTGGGGGCGCTTCCAGTTGTACAACGTGCTCGGCGCGCTGATCTGGGTGGTGCTGCTCGTGGGCGGCGGCTATCTGTTCGGCAACCTGCCGCTGGTCAAGCAGTACCTGAACATCATCGTGCTGGTCGGTATTTCCGCCGCGGTGGTGCCCATCGCCCTGGGCGCGCTGTGGAAGCTGCTCACGCGCGGGCGTCGCCGTGGTGCGCCGCAAGGGCAGGGCAAGTAA
- a CDS encoding patatin-like phospholipase family protein has translation MSRLPPDSVDHGPDNADDTAASRPTDGREISAKPPLTLPAEPSGKSLRTPPETSGSPQTSGMSTDLEPTDVPLLPPESPNAPAATKSTRSRRGGAKRKGIDLGLQGGGAHGAYAWGVLDKLLEDGRLEFEGISGASAGTMNAVVLAHGLLERPGVDPREKAREALHSFWLGVSQAGSSATAWAQTVFSWLNGRPTEYPVWHDWMQSMQQWMMPFSQPPAEINPLRTVLEAQVDFERLRESTATHLFVSATNIRTGNIRIFRTHEITLDVAMASACLPWLFKPVKIDEDFYWDGGYLGNPALFPFYYETLTSDILIVHINPIERAEKPVLPGQIMNRVNEITFNASLQREFRAISFVHKLIDEGWLKPEFRERLKYPLIHSIRADKALYDLSSSTKFVTDWHFLTTLRDRGRDAAARWLEAHYHDVGIRSTVDLKRDYLQRLPNASAIRS, from the coding sequence ATGTCGCGACTGCCCCCCGATTCCGTCGACCATGGCCCCGACAACGCTGACGACACTGCTGCCAGCCGGCCCACCGACGGGCGTGAGATCTCTGCAAAGCCCCCGCTAACGCTCCCCGCCGAGCCGTCCGGCAAGTCGCTGCGCACGCCACCGGAGACTTCCGGCTCGCCGCAGACATCGGGCATGAGTACCGATCTCGAACCGACCGACGTCCCGCTGCTTCCACCGGAATCCCCCAACGCCCCGGCGGCAACGAAGTCGACCCGCTCGCGACGCGGCGGCGCGAAGCGCAAAGGCATCGATCTCGGCTTGCAAGGCGGTGGCGCGCATGGCGCCTACGCGTGGGGCGTGCTCGACAAACTGCTCGAAGACGGGCGTCTGGAATTCGAGGGCATCAGCGGCGCCTCGGCCGGGACGATGAACGCCGTGGTGCTCGCGCATGGCCTGCTGGAGCGTCCCGGCGTCGATCCGCGGGAGAAAGCGCGTGAGGCGTTGCACAGCTTCTGGCTGGGCGTCTCGCAGGCGGGTTCGTCCGCAACCGCATGGGCACAAACCGTCTTCAGCTGGCTCAACGGCCGTCCGACCGAGTATCCGGTCTGGCACGACTGGATGCAGAGCATGCAGCAGTGGATGATGCCGTTCTCCCAGCCACCGGCCGAGATCAATCCGCTGCGCACCGTCCTCGAAGCACAAGTGGACTTCGAGCGGCTGCGCGAGAGCACCGCAACGCACCTGTTCGTGTCCGCGACGAACATCCGCACCGGCAACATCCGCATTTTCCGCACACACGAAATCACCCTCGACGTGGCAATGGCCTCCGCCTGTCTGCCCTGGCTGTTCAAGCCGGTAAAGATCGACGAGGACTTTTACTGGGACGGGGGTTATCTCGGCAATCCTGCGCTCTTTCCGTTCTATTACGAGACACTCACGAGCGACATTCTGATCGTGCACATCAATCCGATCGAGCGCGCGGAGAAGCCGGTATTGCCGGGGCAAATCATGAACCGCGTGAACGAGATCACGTTCAACGCATCGTTACAGCGCGAATTCCGGGCGATCTCGTTTGTTCACAAACTGATCGACGAGGGCTGGTTGAAGCCAGAGTTTCGCGAGCGGCTGAAGTACCCGTTGATTCACTCGATTCGCGCCGACAAGGCACTGTACGACTTGTCCTCGTCGACGAAATTCGTGACCGACTGGCACTTCCTCACGACGCTGCGCGACCGAGGTCGGGACGCGGCCGCCCGCTGGCTGGAGGCCCATTACCACGACGTGGGCATACGCTCGACGGTGGATCTGAAACGCGATTACTTGCAGCGCTTGCCCAACGCCTCCGCCATCAGATCATGA
- the tsaE gene encoding tRNA (adenosine(37)-N6)-threonylcarbamoyltransferase complex ATPase subunit type 1 TsaE, producing MPATPDPSAPPLLGERIFALPDEAATEAFAAAFARVVVERMAHTDAAHAGLHVQLSGDLGAGKTTFVRALLRALGHTGRVKSPTYALCEPYNIDTPQGVLPVYHFDLYRFADPAEWHDTGFREHFAGDALCLVEWPEKAEGLLGVPDLRLWLEPVGDSRRLTTSAYTPAGLACLNSC from the coding sequence ATGCCCGCCACGCCCGATCCATCGGCGCCGCCCTTGCTGGGCGAGCGCATCTTCGCGCTACCGGACGAAGCCGCTACCGAGGCCTTCGCGGCGGCGTTCGCGCGCGTCGTCGTGGAACGCATGGCGCATACCGACGCCGCGCACGCGGGTCTGCACGTGCAGCTCTCGGGCGACCTCGGCGCAGGCAAGACCACCTTCGTGCGAGCCCTGTTGCGCGCGCTGGGTCACACGGGCCGCGTCAAAAGCCCTACCTACGCGCTGTGTGAACCATACAACATCGACACACCACAAGGTGTGCTGCCGGTCTATCATTTCGATCTGTACCGCTTCGCCGATCCGGCCGAATGGCATGACACGGGCTTTCGCGAGCATTTCGCAGGCGACGCGCTGTGCCTGGTCGAGTGGCCGGAAAAAGCCGAAGGACTTCTTGGCGTCCCCGATTTGCGCCTTTGGCTGGAACCTGTCGGCGACAGTCGCCGTCTCACGACGAGCGCCTACACGCCGGCCGGTCTTGCTTGCCTGAATTCATGCTGA
- the murB gene encoding UDP-N-acetylmuramate dehydrogenase, with protein sequence MSQLLRDVSLRELNTFGLPATARYLVVIDSEAALLEALAMPELAGLPRLVLGGGSNIVLTRDFDGVVLRMAIRGRERLPDDPADPHARYVRGGAGEVWHDFVDWTLSQDCPGLENLALIPGTLGAAPIQNIGAYGLELAERFFAARALDTTTGEFVTLSREVCAFGYRDSCFKREPGRFVIVSVTLRLPQPWHAVTGYADVSRALADAGVAHPDARRIFDAVVDIRRRKLPDPAVLGNAGSFFKNPVVDAETFDALRARFPEAVGYPQPDGTWKVAAGWLIDQCGWRGKSQGRAGVHERQALVLVNRGGASGDDIVALARAVQTSVRTRFGISLDPEPLMI encoded by the coding sequence ATGTCCCAGTTGCTACGCGACGTCAGCCTGCGCGAACTCAACACCTTCGGTCTGCCCGCTACCGCCCGTTATCTCGTTGTCATCGATAGCGAAGCCGCGTTGCTCGAAGCGCTTGCCATGCCCGAGCTGGCGGGCCTGCCGCGTCTCGTGCTCGGTGGCGGCAGCAACATCGTGCTCACGCGCGATTTCGACGGGGTGGTGCTGCGCATGGCGATTCGCGGCCGGGAACGGCTGCCGGACGACCCCGCCGATCCGCATGCGCGCTATGTGCGCGGCGGCGCCGGCGAAGTCTGGCACGACTTTGTCGACTGGACGCTCTCGCAGGACTGCCCCGGCCTCGAAAACCTCGCGTTGATTCCGGGCACGCTCGGGGCCGCGCCGATCCAGAACATCGGCGCCTACGGGCTGGAACTCGCCGAGCGCTTCTTCGCGGCGCGCGCGCTCGACACGACCACGGGCGAGTTCGTCACGCTCTCGCGCGAGGTCTGCGCATTCGGCTACCGCGATTCATGCTTCAAGCGCGAACCGGGACGGTTCGTCATCGTGTCCGTCACACTGCGCCTGCCGCAGCCGTGGCACGCCGTGACGGGGTATGCGGACGTGTCGCGCGCGCTTGCCGACGCCGGTGTCGCACATCCCGATGCACGCCGTATTTTCGACGCGGTCGTCGATATTCGACGTCGCAAGCTGCCCGATCCGGCGGTTCTCGGCAATGCCGGAAGCTTCTTCAAGAACCCCGTTGTCGATGCCGAAACCTTCGATGCCTTGCGCGCGCGTTTCCCGGAGGCGGTCGGTTACCCGCAGCCCGACGGCACGTGGAAGGTCGCTGCCGGCTGGCTGATCGATCAATGCGGCTGGCGCGGCAAGTCGCAGGGCCGTGCGGGTGTGCACGAGCGTCAGGCGCTGGTGCTCGTCAATCGGGGGGGCGCGAGCGGCGACGACATCGTGGCGCTGGCGCGCGCCGTGCAGACGAGTGTTCGGACGCGTTTCGGCATCTCGCTCGACCCTGAGCCGCTCATGATCTGA
- the xerD gene encoding site-specific tyrosine recombinase XerD, whose product MGACAARTGAHGRSPGLSHPNERSTALIDQFCDTIWLEDGLSRNTLDAYRRDLRLFADWLFKTYEIALDAVDEAALSAYLAWRRESRASSVNRRLSVFKRFYQWALREHVVQHDPCLRIASAKRAQRLPSTLSEAQVEALLAAPDLTQPLGLRDRAMLELMYASGLRVSELVALKTIEVGLNEGVLRIFGKGAKERLVPFGEEANAWLARYLDESRRVLLNGRTCDTLFVTQRGEGMTRQAFWYLIKRYALQADIRAPLSPHTLRHAFATHLINHGADLRVVQLLLGHADISTTQIYTHVARERLKSLHAQHHPRG is encoded by the coding sequence ATGGGCGCTTGCGCAGCAAGGACAGGCGCCCACGGAAGGAGCCCTGGTTTGAGTCATCCCAACGAGCGCAGTACAGCCCTCATCGACCAGTTCTGCGACACGATCTGGCTTGAAGACGGCCTTTCCCGAAACACGCTCGACGCCTATCGTCGCGACTTGCGGCTCTTTGCCGACTGGCTTTTCAAGACGTACGAGATCGCCCTCGATGCCGTCGACGAGGCCGCGCTCTCGGCTTATCTGGCGTGGCGTCGCGAGAGTCGGGCCAGCAGTGTGAACCGGCGGCTGTCCGTCTTCAAACGCTTCTACCAGTGGGCGCTGCGCGAGCATGTCGTGCAGCACGATCCTTGTTTGCGTATCGCGTCGGCCAAGCGGGCGCAACGATTGCCCTCGACGTTGTCGGAGGCGCAGGTCGAGGCGCTGCTCGCTGCGCCCGACCTGACACAGCCGCTGGGCCTGCGCGATCGCGCCATGCTGGAACTCATGTATGCGAGCGGACTGCGCGTGTCGGAGCTGGTGGCGCTCAAGACCATCGAAGTGGGACTGAACGAGGGCGTGCTGCGTATCTTCGGCAAGGGCGCGAAGGAGCGCCTCGTGCCGTTCGGCGAGGAGGCCAACGCATGGCTGGCACGCTATCTCGACGAGAGCCGCCGCGTGCTGCTCAACGGCCGGACCTGCGACACGCTTTTCGTCACGCAACGCGGCGAGGGCATGACGCGTCAGGCGTTCTGGTACCTGATCAAGCGTTATGCATTGCAGGCGGACATTCGCGCGCCGCTCTCGCCGCACACGCTACGGCATGCGTTCGCCACCCATCTGATCAATCACGGCGCGGATCTTCGCGTCGTGCAATTGCTGCTCGGTCACGCCGACATTTCCACCACGCAGATCTACACGCACGTCGCTCGCGAACGTCTCAAGTCGCTCCATGCGCAGCATCACCCGCGCGGGTGA
- a CDS encoding class I adenylate-forming enzyme family protein: MSASLAPLAADASGDALARFLAGLPARIDTLAERVASTAPHRVALIDDFGRMTYGELVHAVTATAERLRAHGVRGGDRVMIVGENGIAYVVLLLAVASLDAWPLLCNARLSAAELRVIREHARPRCAIYTIDASPDAAAHARSNAARIQWTELALGAIAASDVDPGSVAEPVETGPAAQCAALIYTTGTTGAPKGVRLSHRNLMFIAAVSSTLRHVGPDDIAYGVLPISHVYGLTSVCLGTLYAGGTLRLAARFTPEAVLDSLAHDGLTILQGVPAMHARLVAHVATQGVSLVAPRLRFVYSGGSPLDAALKARVEAFYGLPIHNGYGLTESSPTVAQTLLDAPRDDCAVGPVIPGVAVRIVGRDGEDLPDGEVGELWVRGPNVMLGYYRAPELTAATVTADGWLRTGDLARRAGDGALFLAGRARELIIHSGFNVYPIEVEQALASHPDVLQAAVVGHPHEGNEQVVAFVQALPGHAIDVDALAEWAAKRLAPYKRPARIRVLDTLPAASTGKVLKHRLKALL; the protein is encoded by the coding sequence ATGTCTGCCTCACTTGCCCCATTGGCCGCCGACGCTTCCGGTGACGCCCTGGCCCGGTTTCTCGCCGGCCTGCCTGCGCGCATCGATACGCTTGCCGAACGCGTGGCGAGCACTGCGCCCCATCGCGTGGCGCTGATCGACGACTTCGGACGCATGACCTACGGCGAACTCGTTCACGCCGTCACGGCCACTGCCGAGCGATTGCGTGCGCATGGCGTGCGCGGCGGCGACCGTGTGATGATCGTCGGCGAGAACGGGATTGCCTACGTCGTGCTGCTGCTCGCGGTGGCGTCGCTCGATGCCTGGCCGCTGCTGTGCAACGCCCGCCTCTCGGCGGCGGAACTGCGCGTGATTCGCGAGCACGCACGTCCGCGCTGCGCGATCTACACGATCGACGCCTCGCCGGACGCCGCCGCCCACGCCCGCTCCAACGCCGCCCGGATCCAATGGACGGAACTCGCGCTGGGCGCGATTGCGGCGTCCGACGTCGATCCCGGCAGTGTTGCCGAGCCGGTGGAAACCGGCCCGGCGGCCCAATGCGCGGCCCTGATCTATACGACGGGCACGACAGGCGCCCCCAAGGGCGTGCGGCTCTCGCATCGCAATCTGATGTTCATCGCGGCAGTGTCGAGCACGTTGCGACATGTCGGCCCCGACGACATCGCCTACGGCGTGCTGCCGATCTCCCATGTCTACGGGCTGACATCGGTCTGTCTCGGCACGCTGTACGCCGGAGGAACGTTGCGGCTCGCGGCGCGCTTCACGCCGGAGGCCGTGCTCGACTCGCTCGCCCATGACGGACTGACGATCCTGCAAGGCGTGCCCGCGATGCATGCGCGTCTGGTGGCCCACGTGGCGACGCAGGGCGTATCGCTGGTCGCCCCCCGCCTGCGTTTCGTCTACTCTGGCGGCTCGCCGCTCGACGCGGCCCTCAAAGCGCGCGTCGAAGCGTTCTACGGTTTGCCGATCCACAACGGCTACGGGCTGACCGAGAGCAGCCCGACCGTCGCCCAGACGCTGCTCGATGCGCCTCGCGACGATTGCGCCGTCGGCCCCGTCATTCCGGGCGTAGCCGTGCGCATCGTGGGGCGGGACGGGGAAGATCTGCCGGACGGCGAAGTCGGTGAACTCTGGGTGCGCGGCCCGAACGTCATGCTCGGCTACTACCGGGCGCCGGAACTGACCGCCGCGACCGTCACCGCGGACGGCTGGCTGCGCACCGGCGATCTTGCACGCCGTGCGGGGGACGGCGCCCTTTTCCTGGCCGGACGCGCCAGGGAACTCATCATCCACTCCGGTTTCAACGTCTACCCCATCGAAGTCGAACAGGCGCTCGCCAGTCACCCCGACGTGCTTCAGGCCGCCGTGGTGGGTCATCCACACGAAGGTAACGAGCAGGTCGTCGCGTTCGTGCAAGCGCTGCCGGGACATGCGATCGACGTCGACGCGCTTGCCGAATGGGCGGCGAAGCGCCTCGCGCCTTACAAACGCCCGGCGCGCATTCGCGTGCTGGACACCCTGCCCGCCGCCTCCACCGGCAAGGTGCTCAAGCACAGGCTCAAGGCCCTGCTCTGA
- a CDS encoding aminoacyl-tRNA deacylase, producing MKPKATAETPATKQLRDAKVAFRNHFYEYQEHGGTRVSSQALQVPEHVVIKTLVMEDEDANPLIVLMHGDRQVSTKSLARQAGRKRIEPCKPDVANRHSGFLVGGTSPFGTRKRMPIYMEASILELPEIYINGGRRGYLVSIAPAELVRVLAPTLVNVALAD from the coding sequence ATGAAACCCAAGGCCACTGCCGAGACCCCGGCGACCAAACAGCTTCGCGACGCCAAGGTCGCATTCCGGAATCATTTCTACGAGTATCAGGAGCACGGCGGCACGCGTGTCTCGTCGCAGGCGTTGCAGGTGCCGGAGCACGTGGTCATCAAGACGCTGGTGATGGAAGACGAGGACGCCAACCCGCTGATCGTGCTGATGCACGGCGATCGTCAAGTGTCGACGAAGTCGCTGGCGCGTCAGGCGGGACGCAAGCGCATCGAGCCGTGCAAGCCGGACGTCGCCAACCGGCACTCGGGGTTTCTGGTGGGCGGCACGAGTCCGTTCGGCACGCGCAAGCGCATGCCGATCTACATGGAGGCGTCGATCCTCGAACTGCCGGAGATCTACATCAACGGCGGCCGTCGTGGCTATCTGGTCTCGATTGCCCCGGCCGAACTCGTGCGCGTGCTCGCGCCCACGCTGGTCAACGTCGCCCTTGCGGACTGA
- the plsY gene encoding glycerol-3-phosphate 1-O-acyltransferase PlsY, whose protein sequence is MATLVFIVLAYLIGSVPFAVIVSRAMGLADPRSYGSGNPGATNVLRSGNKKAAVLTLIGDALKGWLAVYLAQRLADAWGVGDFGLAAVALAVFLGHLYPVFLRFAGGKGVATAAGVLLAISPVLGLAVMATWLIIAVFFRYSSLAALVSAVFAPLYYVFMFGFGPYAPAVIVMAALLVYRHRSNIGKLIAGKESRIGQKK, encoded by the coding sequence ATGGCCACACTGGTTTTTATCGTTCTCGCGTACCTGATCGGCTCGGTGCCGTTTGCGGTGATCGTCAGCCGCGCGATGGGCCTGGCGGACCCGCGCAGCTACGGCTCGGGAAATCCGGGGGCGACGAACGTGCTGCGCTCCGGCAACAAGAAGGCCGCCGTGCTCACGCTGATCGGCGACGCACTCAAGGGCTGGCTCGCGGTTTATCTCGCGCAACGCCTCGCCGATGCCTGGGGTGTCGGTGACTTCGGGCTTGCCGCCGTGGCGCTGGCGGTTTTCCTTGGCCATCTGTATCCGGTGTTCCTGCGCTTCGCGGGCGGCAAGGGCGTGGCGACGGCAGCGGGCGTTCTCCTCGCCATCAGCCCGGTGCTCGGCCTCGCGGTGATGGCGACCTGGCTCATCATCGCCGTCTTCTTCCGCTATTCGTCGCTCGCCGCGCTGGTCTCGGCGGTGTTCGCGCCGCTGTACTACGTTTTCATGTTCGGGTTCGGCCCCTACGCGCCGGCAGTGATCGTCATGGCGGCGCTGCTGGTCTATCGCCACCGTTCGAACATTGGCAAGCTCATTGCGGGCAAGGAAAGCCGCATCGGCCAGAAGAAGTAG